In Lycium barbarum isolate Lr01 chromosome 9, ASM1917538v2, whole genome shotgun sequence, the DNA window ttttaaactcattttcaaaacaaaaggttgacttgtgctaaaggggaactggcggagcattcataatcacctggttaaccaaaaaaaaaaattagactctGACTCAttactaatcacctggttaaccaaAAAAGACTCGTTTGATCAATGCAATCACTTCATccgagccatctcttagtttaccgatcacaagtaatcccacatcctctaatgaaacAGAAACACATttgagatcattgctcgtctggagcaaTGAGTTGCTGAACTGAATCGTAGGGTACTTAAAACTTGAATCACCTCCCTTCAATTTTAAAACTAAAACATCACCTATAATTAAATGCCCCGTGATAACCGTCATTGCTGTTGACTAAAATATACTCAAATATCAAATATCGATaaaatcaaccaaaaaaaaaaaaaaaaactaaaaagcgAGTTGAAGattttttgtgttgaagaaaacgGAGTAAAATACTTTAGTACACCAACCACACACGCACAAAAGGGAATAACAAAAAAGGATGTCCTTAGTCCAAACTTTGTAAACCTATCATCTCTCACCAGTCCTTGTGGAACAAAGAAACAACTCAAAAAGGGGCTTTAGATTTGAAGCAAAAAGGTTGCCAGGAAACTCAAAAAAGTTGTGCTAGCAAAAAAGCCAATCACCGAATAGTTAAAAAGTTAGTATTACTTAATAGTTGTGGCAAATCAAGAATGCTAACTTCTTCATTGAGGCTTCCCTTTTTGCCTCTTTCTCACTCTCATCTTGTGTTTTCCCCTTTGAATTTCACTAAAGTTGTTCACTTTTCAAACCCCAATTGTCCGCTCCATTCTATTTCATCTTCCAAAAGATGTGCTTCAACAAGTTCATCTTCACATGGACAAACGGTATTACTACTTTTCTCTCtgtgttgttttcttttcttttagctaAATACATATATTGGGTTTTAATTGTTGTACTTATGGTTGGGACTTGACTTTGTGATAGTTGGAAAATTGGGTTCTTGAAAATTTGGTTGTTTGATAGGAGGAAAGCTCAAAACTTTAGTGTTACTACTTTTCTCTCTGTGTTAATAATAGCTAAAATGCATATATTGGTTTTTCATTTTTGTACTTATGCTTGAGATTTGAGTTTGTGACAATTGGAAAATTGGGTTCTTGACAACTTTGGTGTTTGATGGGAGGAAAGCTCAAAACTTTATTACTACTACTTTTCTCTCTGTGTTAATAGCTAAAATGCATATATATTGGGTTTTCAGTGTTGTGCTTATGTTTGAGATTGGCTTTGTGATAATTGGAAAATTGGGTTCTTGAATTTTTGTGTTTGATGGGAGAAAAGCTCAATTATTGGTCATATAATATATGTTGTTCCTACTTGTCCAGAAAAagtgatatgatattatgatgtgttcTCCCGTTACTTGGAGTTTGTGGGTATAGTGTTAGCTATCTCTTTCTGCTGTATTGATAACTGTGGCAATGCTTTCTAGTATGTAAAATAGAAATTAAATTTCCTTTTATAAGAAAATCAAATGTTTCTGGATTCGAAACAAGCAATTGTATGCGTTTATCATGGCTGGCTACTGTCATTTGCTTAGGTTTCCAGCTTGTGTTAGCTAGCAAGAAGATTTCCAGTTTCATCTTATTTATTGCCTTCTCTTTTCGTTTTTATGAAAAATGTCTTAGTCATTCCTGTTGTATTGGTCTTTCTATTGTTAAACTGGAAAGTGTGGTTGTTAGCGAAAGACCACTTGATTAGAATGAGAGGAACAAGTTTGCGTATCCTGCTTCTGGCAGCGCCAACAGCATGTTTGGATATTTTGCTGTTTTAGGCTGCCTAAATATTCAGGAACTGACAAGCACACAAACTAGAGGGTCTCATGATTATTGCATTTTCATGCATCAGTTGGTTTTCACTTATGATTTACTGCCAGGGGCCTCTGTTTGGTATAGTGGCCAGATGGAGATGCTGAAAGATATTGCAACAACGATCATTTGAGGAATGAAGATGATTATGCAATTCAGATGTTTGGTTCTGATGAAGAACTCAGCACTCAGATTCCAACTCAAGCTCAGTCTGTTGTTGAAGGCTCGGGATCAGTTTTGGTGTCAGAGTATAAGCCAGTTCCGGATGTGGACTATCTGCAGGTTTGATGTGCTCTTTTACTTTTTCGATGAAGGGCGTTGTATTATGCTTAGCTGTATCAAATTGAAATTGCGATGAGATTTAAGAGTATATTGTTTTTTTAATCATCATACTTTGGATATTTATTACCTGAAAAAGGCATCTTCCATTTGACATTTTACATATTTAGTCAACTAAATGAATATGACAGATCAGATCAAATCACAAATAATTTGATACTAAATTACAAGTTGCACCTAATTGTGCTTGGGTTATTATCTCTTTGCTTTGATGGATCAAAATCTTAGATTGTACTCACtcttttctttaaattttgcGAAATCCTGAGTAACTCAACCTTTGGTATATATAATCTTGGGAAGGAGTTTCTTAGGCAGCTATCTATGAGCCATTCTTCTTTGGTAGGTGGTCTGCTGAAACTGCATTGAAAAGTAATTGCAAGCAAgtagtgttatcaaaagcgaaaagcgcaaaaaagctctaaggtcctTTGGGGCTTTGAGCGCAAAGCGCAAgtaaagcgtgggctttaatgaaaaaaggcgcaatggATTAAAAATACAAATATGTCTTGTAGTCCAAGATTAATGAtcataagcatgaataacaaatatatggacaaacaaattgaaaagaTTATGATAAAGTGAAATGTCAATTGTTTAGTGTCGCATCTTCAAGATCACGCTCATTGGCATAGAAAAGTATGCCTTGATGGTGACACTGAAGCGGCCATAAAgtgaggcgaagcgctcaacatgttttgcgCCTCGCTTGAGGGCTTAAGCTGTTTGGCAGGCCAATTCAAGTGTCACTTTGAGCCAACAAAAATCTACTAGTTTGATGTTTCTTAACACGTGTATAAATGTATCTACTAGTTTGATGTTTCTTAACGTGTGTATAAATGTACTTATCAAAGATGTGTCTATGTATGTAAATAAGAGAGATATTGCTCCTTTTTTATGAGAGAGACATTAATCCTTTCATGTTATCAGGAGTTGTTAGCAATTCAACAACAAGGTCCGAGAAATATTGGCTTTTTTGGGACACGAAACATGGGATTTATGCATCAAGAACTTATTGAGATTTTAAGCTATGCCTTGGTCATTACGGTATGGTTCTCTTGTTTTAGTTGAAGGAGACAGTGAATTAATGACTTTGAGCTTTTCAATGTTtattcaacttcttctttttccaGAAAAATCACATCTTTACTTCTGGAGCAGCAGGCACCAATGCTGCTGTCATAAGAGGTGCTCTTCGTGCTGAGAGGCCAGAGCTGCTAACTGTAATATTGCCGCAGAGCCTGAAAAAACAACCACCGGAAAGTCAGGAGTTATTGTCTAAAGTAATACATTTACGTTTTCTTTTTGGTTGCATCTATTCATAAAAGTTGCGCTTCATTATGACAGAAATGTCACTGATGGTTATCTTACCATTATCAAAGGGAAAAGTCATTGATGGTATCATGCGAAACAATTTGCGCCAAAAAGGATATATTGTCTATGTTGTTCCTGTCATTGGAATGCTTCTTTCTTTCTTCCCCTTTTTGAATAACCACAGTTATTGCACCACGTCTCCTGGATTTAATTATCTTAAAAaagaggaattttttttttatgggttTTTGGAGTACGTTATTAGATGTAGAGGAGATAGAAGTATCTTGTAAATAATATTAGCTTTTTACGTAACCCAGAAAATAAGTCTTCCTCCTTTTGTGCAATCCTTTCTTACATAGAAGGAATCATTCCTGAGAGCTGCAACCTCTGATCTTCTCTATGACTATATGTACTTTTTAATAATCAAATTGTTATATACTGAAACATTTGGAGTCAAAATCTCTTGGAATATTTCATTTCAGAGGCTAAATAACTGAAGCTGTTGACCTGAAAGTTGacgggcatgtcactgcatatTATTAAGCTGTTTATGAGTTGACACAGAAAGAAGCTGtatgtatttattttatttaggtgCAATCAGGAATTGGAAAAATTAGTTAGAACAGATTTGCGGCAACATCTACCATTAGGTGCTCTAATATTAAAATGTACTCGTACTCCTTATTGCTAAGAAAGACGAATGAGGAGTTGCAAGAGCTAATTTCTTATGTATTGGTTGGTGGAGCTAATTTCATAGATTCAACATACAGCCAACTACACCTTAGTTCCAAGCTAGTTGGAGTCGGTTATATGTATCATTAGTTACCATTCAACTCTTTTTCAAGTCCATTTCATTCCAATATTATATTGTTTTGACTTTGAAGGAAATTTAGGGGTTCTCTATAGCCTATAAACTATTTCCCTAACTCATACTGTTGTCCCAACTAGTTGGTATTATATATATGGTTCATTTGAATCCATTAAATTATGTTCTTAGCtaagtccactttttttttttttttaaaaaagattatAGGTCTATGAGACAACTTCTTTCTGTGTGATTTTAGGTCTGACTCATCCTCTTTTATAATCTTTGTTCATCATAGTGTGACACCTTTGAGCCGGTGCATATGGAGGCTTACATAAGACACGGCCAAACCGCCTCATGTCGCATTCTCGCATTTTATCTTCTGTGTGTTCTAGCACCCTTTGTTTGATGTAATCATTTCTAATCTTGTCCAATCTTTTATGACCGCATCCATCTTAACATAGGCATTGTACAATATTCATCTCATGCATATATTTAGTGCTAATATTACTGGGCTTTCAGTTGTTATGTTGAACTTACCTTTTACCCAGTAAGGGTATTTTCCCATCCCATACTCCGTAAAGTAAGCACTCGTCTGTTTTAGCTATCATCTTCTAATTCTATGCATTAAATCTTCATCTATCATGCTATTATCTTGGAAGGCAGAGCGTATATGCATCATAATCCTGTTTGATTTCACTATACCTTTGGTATTCTTATGGGGAGCTAAACTTGCGGCGTATATATTATGTCTTACTTCTACTTGTCCTAAGAACCTTTCTCTTTAGAGTGCTTCTCCAGAATTCCAATGTTTGGTTGAGTTTCCCACTAGTTCTTCCATTAACTCAATATCATATGAATAGCATTTCACCTTGGAATCTTATCCTTCATATTCGTTAGCTCACCCTATCTAGGTAAGCATGTATAGATTTGAGGCAAATCCCTAGTATAGTATACACCTACAGATATGATAAACTCCTTAGCTTATATTGATCTTACACTTGTGACTGCTCTTTTGTACAAATGTTCATCATCTTCTATATTTGATATGAATTTCTTTCTTCTCAAGAATCCATTAACAAACTATTTCTTGACGCTAATATCATTTGAAGATCCTTCTTTCTCTCTCTATAAGTTTTCATATATCTttatagaattttttttgttttgttgttgatcTAACGGGCAATATCAAAACTATCTATCTGTCAGCCTTCTAGTTGTCTCTACATCTATGCTCTATCACTTTCTCTCATAGGACTCATAAGTTTGTACCATGGCAGTTTGCAAAATTTTGAACATCTTCTCTGTTCTTACCCCCACTATTCCATTTGATGTGATATCCTTTCCTTTTTAGACGATTAAAAAAATaacacctttctatatttggagataatttaactttaaacatcttattttacccttaatgatatGCTTTTATAGCAGCACAAATGTCATGGCATGTTTtgagaccacaagtttcaaaagtctttctttctcaTACTCCATCCCCAGTCAATTAAgttcacataaaatgaaacaaCGGAGTATATATTAGTATGAAGGTACTCTTTTCTCTAATTATATGGCAACTTTCCACATTTACATTTAATGTACATGAATAATTCTTGTTGTCATACTACCACAGCCACTTCAAGAGCTTCCAAGCCTCTATAGGGATACCATCCTACTTGCTTTTCTACTCCAAAATTTCATGGCATCCTTTACTGTTTAACTAATTCTACGAGTGTAATTAATGTTTGTCTGTAAAGCTATCCTCGTCATTTGTGTTGAGTAGTTGATCTATCTCTTGTCATTATAAGTTGAATGCTAGATTTTCGATGTTTAG includes these proteins:
- the LOC132609276 gene encoding uncharacterized protein LOC132609276 isoform X1, with translation MLTSSLRLPFLPLSHSHLVFSPLNFTKVVHFSNPNCPLHSISSSKRCASTSSSSHGQTWPDGDAERYCNNDHLRNEDDYAIQMFGSDEELSTQIPTQAQSVVEGSGSVLVSEYKPVPDVDYLQELLAIQQQGPRNIGFFGTRNMGFMHQELIEILSYALVITKNHIFTSGAAGTNAAVIRGALRAERPELLTVILPQSLKKQPPESQELLSKVKHVIEKPHNDHLSLLEASRLCNMDIISQVQQVICFAFHDSRLLMETCQEAKNLRKIVTLFYLD
- the LOC132609276 gene encoding uncharacterized protein LOC132609276 isoform X3, with the translated sequence MFGSDEELSTQIPTQAQSVVEGSGSVLVSEYKPVPDVDYLQELLAIQQQGPRNIGFFGTRNMGFMHQELIEILSYALVITKNHIFTSGAAGTNAAVIRGALRAERPELLTVILPQSLKKQPPESQELLSKVKHVIEKPHNDHLSLLEASRLCNMDIISQVQQVICFAFHDSRLLMETCQEAKNLRKIVTLFYLD
- the LOC132609276 gene encoding uncharacterized protein LOC132609276 isoform X2 — protein: MLTSSLRLPFLPLSHSHLVFSPLNFTKVVHFSNPNCPLHSISSSKRCASTSSSSHGQTWPDGDAERYCNNDHLRNEDDYAIQMFGSDEELSTQIPTQAQSVVEGSGSVLVSEYKPVPDVDYLQELLAIQQQGPRNIGFFGTRNMGFMHQELIEILSYALVITKNHIFTSGAAGTNAAVIRGALRAERPELLTVILPQSLKKQPPESQELLSKVKHVIEKPHNDHLSLLEASRYFTSTAWVI